Within Pseudomonadota bacterium, the genomic segment GGTTTTCGGTATCCGGCTGATGTGCAAGCCATGCGGTAGCGTCAACTAATCGTCCGGATAACAGGTCGATATCAAATCGATGTCGTCTGGTCGCTTGGTCCTCTTGTTCTTCGGTTTCTGTGAGTAAGTCAAACAACAGCGTGCCCAGGTTCGCTTGCTGCAACGCCTGCGCAACAAGCTGGTTTCGGGGACTCAGGCGACTGCTACCACTGCCATGCGCAAACACGACCAACCCGGACGCCTGAGGCGGAAGCGTCAGCAGCCCCGGCAACCGGACATGCTGCAACTCCAATTCGACGGCCTTGGCGGCACACGACAAAGATGCTTGGTCATGTTGCGCCGGCTCGTCCGTCGGGTACCACCGTTCACGAGAACGGTGCCGGCGTAGTCCAGGATAGCGATTTCGCCATTCCCGGCGACGAGACCGGCTATCAACGGGTTTGCTAAGTTCTAGTGTATCGTCCTCACACATGATTCTATCCTCGTGGTGATTCACCTTTAGCTTTGTTCGCCACGGGCTCTGGCCAGTTGATGTGGGTCAAGGTTGGATGTTTCTCATGTTTGTTCGTGTACGGATTGATTTGAATCACGAGAACACATGCCATGGGGGCTTACGGTTGTTGCATCGTGTGATCTGAGACGCTGCGTTGAGGATGGATACGGGTTGGCCTGGGAACATTTTGAACACGTCGCCGACATTGGCATTCGCGGCACGGGCGCAACGCTGGAGGAGGCGTTTGAGCAAGCCGCTTTAGCTCTCACAGCGATCGTGACAGACCCCGCGAGCGTCAAGCCAGAGCGGGCGATCCAAATCCGTCGCACCGAATCCGATATCGAGCTGCTGTTCGCCGACTGGATCAATGCACTGGTCTATGAGATTGCAACCCGCGGCATGCTGTTCTCTCAATTTGATGTCGCGATCACCCAGGAGGGCCTGACGGCGACGGTTTGG encodes:
- a CDS encoding archease, whose protein sequence is MPWGLTVVASCDLRRCVEDGYGLAWEHFEHVADIGIRGTGATLEEAFEQAALALTAIVTDPASVKPERAIQIRRTESDIELLFADWINALVYEIATRGMLFSQFDVAITQEGLTATVWGEAIDPARHQPAVEIKGATYTCLRVARARNGDWVAECVVDV
- a CDS encoding dienelactone hydrolase family protein encodes the protein MCEDDTLELSKPVDSRSRRREWRNRYPGLRRHRSRERWYPTDEPAQHDQASLSCAAKAVELELQHVRLPGLLTLPPQASGLVVFAHGSGSSRLSPRNQLVAQALQQANLGTLLFDLLTETEEQEDQATRRHRFDIDLLSGRLVDATAWLAHQPDTENLRYGYFGASTGAAAAIRAAAESEWGVEAIVSRGGRPDLAGPALVSVTAPTLLIVGGADIEVLRLNEQAMAQMHTRVGLEIIPGATHLFEEPGALQQVAKLAQRWFTRYLMG